A genomic stretch from Corynebacterium faecale includes:
- a CDS encoding MFS transporter — MPAAAKTAKPKIPTEIWVLVAAAFIIALGYGLIAPILPQFVVTFDVSLAAASAVVSIFAGARLLFAPMSGSLIDRIGSRKVYLTGLLIVAVTTGLVAFAQEYWQILALRGIAGIGSTMFTVSAMGLIVRMAPVEIRGRCSSTYASAFLFGNIIGPVVGAALSTLGMRPPFAIYGASVALAALVVWAKMPKVDDSLRSRDSSAHPPLRFAEAIKDSAYRSALVGAFANGWSNFGVRVATLPLFAAAIFTNGGVAAGFAMAAFAAGNALCLQFAGDLSDRIGRKPLIVSGLITNALFTATLGFATNIWALCILSALAGAGAGLLNPSQQAVLADVIGSDRAGGKVLANFQMAQDFGAITGPILVGAIAGAIGFQYGFMLCGVIGLLAAVFWMFGRETLPVAKVETLDAPTGTPSDGQAGSK; from the coding sequence ATGCCTGCAGCGGCAAAAACAGCGAAACCGAAGATCCCCACGGAGATCTGGGTGCTGGTCGCGGCTGCCTTCATCATTGCGCTCGGCTACGGCCTGATTGCGCCGATCCTGCCCCAGTTCGTGGTGACCTTTGATGTCAGCCTGGCTGCGGCCTCTGCGGTGGTGTCCATTTTCGCCGGTGCGCGCCTGCTGTTCGCCCCGATGTCCGGGTCACTCATTGATCGGATCGGGTCGCGCAAGGTCTATCTCACCGGTCTGCTCATCGTCGCGGTCACCACCGGACTGGTGGCCTTTGCCCAGGAATATTGGCAGATCCTGGCTCTGCGCGGCATCGCGGGCATCGGCTCCACCATGTTCACGGTTTCGGCGATGGGGCTGATCGTGCGGATGGCCCCCGTGGAGATCCGCGGACGCTGTTCCTCCACCTACGCCTCGGCGTTTTTGTTCGGAAATATCATCGGCCCCGTGGTGGGTGCGGCCCTGTCCACGCTGGGTATGCGACCCCCCTTTGCCATCTACGGGGCATCAGTGGCGCTCGCTGCGCTCGTGGTGTGGGCGAAGATGCCGAAGGTGGATGATTCCCTGCGCTCACGCGATAGCTCCGCCCACCCGCCACTGCGGTTTGCTGAGGCCATCAAAGATTCCGCCTACCGCTCCGCACTCGTCGGGGCATTCGCCAACGGTTGGTCCAACTTCGGCGTGCGGGTGGCCACGTTGCCGTTGTTCGCCGCAGCGATCTTCACCAACGGTGGGGTGGCGGCAGGTTTTGCCATGGCCGCCTTCGCGGCCGGCAACGCCCTCTGCCTGCAGTTCGCAGGTGATCTCTCCGACCGGATCGGGCGTAAACCCCTGATCGTCTCAGGTCTGATTACCAATGCGCTGTTCACCGCCACCCTGGGTTTTGCCACCAATATCTGGGCCCTGTGCATCCTCTCAGCCCTGGCTGGTGCCGGCGCCGGACTGCTCAACCCCTCGCAGCAGGCGGTACTGGCGGATGTCATCGGTTCTGACCGCGCCGGTGGCAAGGTGCTGGCCAACTTCCAGATGGCTCAGGACTTCGGTGCGATCACCGGACCGATCCTGGTGGGCGCCATCGCCGGCGCGATCGGTTTCCAATACGGTTTCATGCTCTGCGGTGTCATCGGCCTGCTGGCTGCAGTCTTCTGGATGTTCGGCCGTGAGACCCTGCCCGTGGCCAAGGTGGAGACACTGGACGCCCCGACAGGCACCCCGTCAGATGGCCAGGCGGGCAGCAAATAA